The proteins below come from a single Agrobacterium vitis genomic window:
- a CDS encoding branched-chain amino acid ABC transporter substrate-binding protein, whose protein sequence is MILRVFSLLFGIGYALAAPGAFALTIGLVAPQGGPYAVLGQQMRAGADAAAKQSGDTLVVIDEPCAIGTGAAIADKLVTAKVDAAIGFLCSESLDGLLAKLGPAGIPALTLSVRWPTIMEDALKNQWPLFRLAPSTKAESEKLVDVIVSQWAGTAFALLDDGTIRSRELVEAIRVWLEQRGMKPVFTDTYRPAQEQQIALVRRLKKTGATNVFIGGDRSDVSIIARDAKAENIPLTLMGGEAMRAVDRPVPLQDGVLAVITPDYARMPSAQKAVDALRTQGSAADGYALPAFASVQFLHAAAALNEPSLAEAISKTKAETVIGSLSFTDGHELSDNPFQLQEWRDGGFQPPRPLSE, encoded by the coding sequence ATGATATTACGCGTTTTTTCACTGCTGTTCGGCATAGGCTATGCGTTAGCAGCGCCGGGTGCATTTGCCCTTACCATCGGGTTGGTTGCGCCGCAGGGCGGGCCTTATGCCGTTCTTGGTCAGCAGATGCGGGCGGGGGCAGACGCTGCGGCAAAACAAAGCGGTGATACGCTGGTGGTGATTGACGAGCCATGCGCTATAGGCACTGGCGCGGCGATTGCCGACAAGCTTGTGACAGCGAAGGTCGATGCGGCGATCGGATTTCTGTGCAGCGAAAGCCTTGATGGTTTGCTGGCCAAGCTTGGCCCGGCTGGTATTCCGGCATTAACGCTCTCTGTGCGCTGGCCCACAATTATGGAAGATGCCTTGAAGAACCAATGGCCGCTCTTTCGGCTGGCCCCCAGCACCAAAGCGGAAAGCGAAAAGCTGGTTGATGTGATCGTCAGCCAATGGGCGGGAACGGCTTTCGCGCTTCTCGATGACGGCACGATCCGCAGCCGTGAACTGGTGGAAGCCATCCGCGTGTGGCTGGAACAGCGCGGCATGAAACCAGTTTTCACCGATACTTACCGCCCGGCTCAGGAGCAACAGATTGCCCTGGTTCGGCGCTTGAAGAAGACGGGCGCGACCAATGTCTTCATCGGCGGTGACCGCAGCGATGTCTCGATCATCGCCCGCGATGCCAAGGCCGAAAATATTCCCCTGACGCTGATGGGTGGCGAGGCGATGAGGGCGGTAGACCGGCCCGTTCCACTGCAAGATGGCGTATTGGCTGTGATAACGCCTGATTATGCCAGAATGCCGAGTGCGCAGAAGGCGGTTGATGCGCTACGAACACAGGGCAGCGCAGCGGATGGCTATGCCCTGCCCGCTTTTGCCAGCGTCCAGTTTCTGCATGCGGCGGCGGCATTGAACGAACCGTCATTGGCTGAGGCGATCAGCAAGACCAAGGCTGAGACCGTCATCGGCTCGCTGTCCTTTACCGACGGCCATGAACTCAGCGACAATCCGTTTCAATTGCAGGAATGGCGTGACGGTGGTTTTCAGCCGCCGCGTCCACTCAGCGAATAA
- a CDS encoding LysE family translocator, whose product MPDFSTFMLFAAASLVLTATPGPDMLLIASRSVSQGRSAGFLTYAGIAFGCYCHATAAALGLSQLFLTVPAAYEIVRWAGCIYLLYLAYKTIRSQGAAFSPQSSLKRLSGKRIFTEGLATNLLNPKMALFVLALFPQFVNPEQGSLLVQMLLLATVLNVIGMFVNGVVILLGSRIRNHLSSVRRFPKLPQYLLATVFTGLACRLALGTRN is encoded by the coding sequence ATGCCGGATTTTTCTACATTCATGCTTTTTGCCGCGGCCTCATTGGTTCTCACAGCAACTCCCGGCCCGGATATGCTGCTCATTGCCTCGCGCAGTGTTAGTCAAGGCCGGTCGGCTGGATTTCTAACATATGCGGGCATTGCTTTTGGCTGCTATTGTCACGCAACGGCCGCTGCCCTTGGACTATCGCAACTTTTCCTCACTGTTCCCGCCGCCTATGAGATCGTGCGTTGGGCAGGCTGCATCTATTTGCTGTACCTTGCCTATAAGACGATACGGTCACAAGGAGCAGCCTTCTCTCCTCAATCGTCACTCAAGCGCCTGTCTGGCAAACGCATTTTTACAGAAGGTCTTGCGACCAATCTTCTCAATCCCAAAATGGCGCTTTTCGTTCTTGCCCTGTTTCCGCAATTCGTAAATCCGGAACAAGGCTCTCTGCTCGTTCAAATGCTGCTGCTTGCCACAGTCTTGAATGTCATCGGAATGTTCGTGAATGGCGTGGTCATCCTCCTCGGCAGCCGGATACGCAACCATCTTTCATCAGTGCGTCGCTTTCCAAAACTGCCTCAATATCTTCTTGCGACGGTCTTTACTGGTTTGGCCTGCCGTTTAGCTCTGGGCACGAGAAACTGA
- the purB gene encoding adenylosuccinate lyase: MIPRYSRPEMVAIWSPETKFRIWFEIEAHACDALAELGVIPKDAAKTIWEKGGAAEFNVARIDEIEAVTKHDVIAFLTHLAEFIGPDSRFVHQGMTSSDVLDTTFNIQLVRAADLLLADMDRVLAALKTRAFEHKDSVRIGRSHGIHAEPTTMGLTFARFYAEMERNRARLVNARAEIATGAISGAVGTFANIDPSVEEHVCEKLGLVPEPVSTQVIPRDRHAMFFATLGVIASSIENVAIEIRHMQRTEVLEAEEFFSPGQKGSSAMPHKRNPVLTENLTGLARLVRMSVVPAMENVALWHERDISHSSVERAIGPDTTITLDFALNRLAGVVEKLVIYPENMLKNMNKFRGLVMSQRVLLALTQAGVSREDSYRLVQRNAMKVWEQGKDFLEELLGDAEVRAALTEEQIREKFDLGYHTKHVDTIFKRVFG, encoded by the coding sequence ATGATCCCGCGTTATTCCCGGCCAGAAATGGTCGCCATCTGGTCGCCTGAAACCAAATTCCGCATCTGGTTCGAGATCGAGGCCCATGCCTGCGACGCGCTGGCTGAGCTGGGTGTGATCCCGAAGGATGCCGCCAAAACCATCTGGGAAAAGGGCGGCGCTGCCGAATTCAATGTAGCCCGCATCGACGAGATCGAAGCCGTCACCAAGCATGATGTCATCGCCTTCCTCACCCATCTGGCAGAGTTTATCGGCCCCGATAGCCGCTTTGTGCATCAGGGCATGACCTCCTCGGATGTGCTGGACACCACCTTCAACATTCAGCTGGTCCGCGCTGCCGATCTGCTGCTGGCTGACATGGACCGCGTGCTGGCCGCGCTGAAAACCCGCGCCTTTGAGCACAAGGATTCGGTTCGCATTGGCCGCAGCCATGGCATTCACGCCGAACCCACCACCATGGGGCTGACCTTTGCCCGGTTCTACGCCGAAATGGAGCGCAACCGCGCCCGTCTCGTCAATGCCCGCGCTGAAATTGCCACGGGTGCTATTTCCGGTGCGGTTGGCACCTTTGCCAATATCGACCCCAGCGTCGAGGAACATGTCTGCGAAAAGCTCGGCCTCGTGCCAGAGCCGGTCTCGACACAGGTCATCCCCCGCGACCGCCACGCCATGTTCTTCGCCACTTTGGGCGTGATTGCCTCATCGATTGAAAACGTCGCCATCGAAATCCGCCACATGCAGCGCACCGAGGTGCTGGAAGCCGAAGAGTTCTTCTCTCCGGGCCAGAAGGGCTCATCAGCCATGCCGCACAAGCGCAACCCGGTGCTGACCGAAAACCTCACCGGCCTCGCCCGCCTCGTGCGCATGTCGGTCGTCCCCGCCATGGAAAACGTAGCCCTTTGGCATGAACGCGACATCAGCCATTCCAGCGTTGAACGCGCCATTGGCCCCGACACCACCATCACGCTCGATTTCGCCCTGAACCGCTTGGCAGGCGTTGTCGAAAAGCTGGTCATCTACCCGGAAAACATGTTGAAAAACATGAACAAATTCCGCGGCCTCGTCATGAGCCAGCGCGTGCTGCTGGCGCTCACCCAAGCCGGCGTCTCCCGCGAAGACAGCTACCGCCTCGTGCAACGCAATGCCATGAAGGTCTGGGAACAGGGCAAGGACTTTTTGGAAGAACTGCTGGGTGATGCCGAGGTGCGGGCAGCCCTCACGGAAGAGCAGATTCGTGAGAAGTTTGACCTTGGGTATCACACCAAGCATGTGGACACGATTTTCAAGCGGGTTTTTGGGTGA
- the rpe gene encoding ribulose-phosphate 3-epimerase: MTPPLLIAPSILAANFSRLGAEVADVVEAGADWIHLDVMDGHFVPNISFGPAVIKALRPHTKAVFDCHLMIAPADPFLAAFADAGCDYITVHAEAGPHLHRSLQTIRALGKKAGVSINPATPVSMLENVIDDVDLILIMSVNPGFGGQSFIPAAADKIAQARALIGDRPIALEVDGGITVETAPIATKAGANVLVAGSAIYKGQGVDAYRETVTALRRAAEGGRS, encoded by the coding sequence ATGACACCTCCGCTACTGATCGCCCCTTCGATCCTCGCCGCCAATTTTTCACGGCTGGGCGCTGAAGTGGCCGATGTGGTGGAGGCAGGCGCCGACTGGATTCATCTCGATGTGATGGATGGCCATTTCGTGCCGAATATCTCTTTCGGCCCGGCGGTTATCAAGGCTTTGCGGCCCCATACCAAAGCCGTGTTCGACTGCCATCTGATGATTGCCCCTGCCGATCCGTTCCTGGCCGCCTTTGCCGATGCCGGATGTGATTACATCACCGTCCACGCTGAAGCCGGGCCGCATCTGCATCGTTCGCTGCAAACCATTCGCGCCCTCGGCAAGAAAGCCGGCGTGTCAATCAATCCGGCCACGCCGGTCTCCATGCTGGAAAACGTCATCGATGATGTTGACCTGATCCTGATCATGAGTGTCAATCCCGGCTTTGGCGGGCAAAGCTTCATTCCGGCTGCGGCGGACAAGATCGCCCAGGCGCGGGCGCTGATTGGCGACAGGCCGATTGCGCTGGAAGTGGATGGCGGCATTACCGTGGAAACGGCGCCGATTGCCACAAAGGCCGGTGCCAATGTGCTGGTGGCAGGATCTGCCATCTACAAGGGCCAGGGTGTCGATGCCTATCGCGAAACGGTGACGGCATTGCGCCGTGCCGCTGAAGGAGGCCGGTCTTGA
- a CDS encoding SDR family oxidoreductase — protein MGRFVIITGGSTGIGRQLVQAFAGLGDTVAFSYLGDDAPAKGLVSLMEQQGRNVLALSADVGDGDAVEQFFNQACAWANTSPAVLVNNAGVQTWSSLLDLSEKDWNRVIRTNLTGTFLNTKAAASRMVAAGNGGAIVNIGSGCNKLAFPNLVDYTASKGGVEQFTKVAAVELGPHGIRVNCVAPGAIATERTYEEAPDYGEVWGKVTPLRRVGTPQDIAGPVLYLASDAAGFVTGQTLWVDGGLFTRPVWPYE, from the coding sequence ATGGGCAGGTTTGTGATCATCACCGGCGGCAGCACGGGCATAGGGCGCCAACTGGTCCAGGCTTTTGCCGGTCTGGGCGATACGGTGGCCTTCAGCTATCTCGGCGACGATGCACCGGCCAAAGGCCTGGTATCCCTGATGGAGCAACAGGGCCGCAACGTGCTGGCGCTTTCCGCCGATGTCGGAGACGGAGATGCTGTCGAGCAATTCTTCAATCAGGCCTGCGCCTGGGCCAATACAAGCCCGGCGGTCCTCGTCAACAATGCCGGTGTGCAGACCTGGTCCAGCCTGCTCGATCTCTCCGAAAAAGACTGGAACCGGGTGATCCGCACCAATCTGACCGGGACATTTCTCAACACCAAGGCGGCTGCAAGCCGGATGGTGGCAGCTGGTAACGGTGGTGCCATCGTCAATATCGGCTCGGGCTGCAACAAGCTCGCCTTCCCGAACCTGGTTGATTACACCGCTTCCAAGGGCGGGGTTGAGCAATTCACCAAGGTTGCGGCTGTGGAATTGGGGCCGCATGGTATCCGGGTGAATTGCGTTGCCCCCGGTGCCATTGCCACGGAACGAACCTATGAGGAAGCGCCTGATTATGGCGAAGTCTGGGGCAAGGTCACGCCGCTGCGTAGGGTGGGGACACCGCAGGATATTGCCGGCCCCGTGCTCTATCTCGCCAGTGACGCGGCTGGCTTCGTGACCGGTCAGACGCTCTGGGTCGATGGCGGCCTGTTTACACGGCCAGTCTGGCCTTACGAATAG
- a CDS encoding DUF2259 domain-containing protein — MKLHWLSAAMVAVGSLATALPAAAGDIAAVRPIGFSADGSVFAFEEYGVQSGVNTPYSNIFAIDLNNNTFLPDTPVRLRGDDDKASMAAIRKQSMDQVAKTVQDRGLLDHPGEVVAFNPLSEIGTDPHVLSYRVHASQPTVGEPNTLTLEELDEGAPAACKDQVQTIKGFRLKMTQINGAKQDKVVYEDGHVPASRRCPTGYRLGGVVTYQVPGGNVVQIALVLVMNPSSEGSDGRWLAVPIKP; from the coding sequence TTGAAACTCCACTGGCTTTCCGCAGCAATGGTTGCCGTGGGCAGCCTTGCCACTGCCCTGCCCGCTGCAGCAGGCGATATAGCCGCTGTTCGCCCCATCGGTTTTTCCGCCGACGGTTCCGTCTTCGCCTTCGAGGAATATGGCGTGCAGAGCGGCGTCAACACGCCCTATTCGAATATTTTTGCCATCGACCTGAACAACAATACGTTCCTGCCGGATACACCGGTGCGCCTGCGCGGTGATGACGACAAGGCCAGTATGGCCGCGATCCGCAAGCAGAGCATGGATCAGGTAGCAAAAACCGTTCAGGACCGAGGCCTGCTGGATCATCCCGGTGAAGTGGTTGCCTTCAATCCCCTAAGTGAGATTGGCACCGATCCGCATGTGCTCAGCTACCGTGTTCACGCCTCTCAGCCGACGGTGGGTGAGCCGAACACACTGACGCTGGAAGAGCTGGACGAAGGCGCCCCCGCCGCCTGCAAGGACCAGGTGCAGACCATCAAGGGCTTTCGCCTGAAGATGACGCAGATCAACGGCGCCAAGCAGGATAAGGTCGTCTATGAAGACGGCCATGTGCCCGCTAGCCGCCGCTGTCCGACCGGCTACAGGCTGGGCGGCGTCGTCACCTATCAGGTTCCCGGTGGCAATGTGGTGCAGATCGCCCTTGTCCTGGTCATGAACCCCTCCTCCGAAGGCTCCGACGGGCGCTGGCTCGCCGTGCCAATCAAGCCCTGA